The following coding sequences lie in one Melospiza melodia melodia isolate bMelMel2 chromosome 10, bMelMel2.pri, whole genome shotgun sequence genomic window:
- the DNAJB8 gene encoding dnaJ homolog subfamily B member 8, protein MVDYYRVLGLQKNASQDAIKKSYHKLALKWHPDKNPKNKEEAEKKFKEIVEAYETLSDPQKRLFYDKSLDEIRIRRERTPTSYNSFFDPQHGFSHQDEFFGGMYPFSCIFLNPFDIRINGENWQTSSGSRGRPREPFVQRNSFCSSGHPTTFFAENSSGPYGLRTVITTTEVINGKTVTTRKIFEDGQETKEVEEDGQLKSVIINGRDYLNS, encoded by the coding sequence ATGGTAGATTACTACAGGGTCCTTGGACTGCAAAAAAATGCCTCACAGGATGCTATCAAGAAATCCTACCACAAACTGGCACTAAAATGGCATCCTGATAAGAATCCCAAAAACAAGGAGGAAGCTGAGAAGAAATTCAAAGAAATTGTTGAAGCATATGAGACTTTGTCCGACCCTCAGAAGCGATTGTTTTATGACAAGTCTCTTGATGAGATCAGAATCCGCAGAGAGAGAACTCCGACGAGTTATAACAGCTTCTTTGACCCTCAACATGGATTCTCCCATCAAGACGAGTTCTTTGGAGGCATGTATCCATTTTCATGTATTTTCTTGAACCCTTTTGACATCAGAATCAATGGTGAGAACTGGCAGACCAGCAGTGGAAGTAGAGGAAGGCCCAGGGAGCCGTTTGTGCAACGGAATTCATTCTGTTCCAGCGGGCACCCCACCACCTTCTTTGCTGAAAACTCATCTGGGCCATATGGTCTCAGAACAGTGATAACCACTACTGAAGTGATCAATggcaagactgtcaccacccggAAAATCTTTGAGGATGGGCAGGAGACAAAGGAAGTGGAAGAGGATGGCCAGCTGAAGTCTGTAATAATCAACGGGAGAGACTACCTGAATTCCTAA